The following is a genomic window from Arthrobacter sp. NicSoilB4.
ATAATGCGCAAGATTAGCACGGTGCAACGGCCCCCGGCAGTGCAGAATGCTCAATTTATCCGCAGGCGGTTGTACCCAATGGGCATTGTGAGTAGGGTCACAACTATCCGGGGCAACGGCGCCCGGGCGGCCGGTGCGCGCCAGGATCACGAGTCCTGCGAGTAACGGTCAGACGACGTCAGAAGGTGCGGACAACTGTGTTTACCGACGACGCGGGCAAGGGCGGCATTTCCGCCGGGGGCCCCGGGAACAGTGCAGAATCAAACAGGCGGACGGGCGGGGACCTCGTCCAACTCATCACCCCCGGGGGTGAACGCGTAAGCCATCCGGAGTTCGATCCCTGGGTCCAGGACGTCAGTGACGAGCAGCTCGGTGCGCTCTACGAGGACATGGTGGTCATCCGCCGGATCGACGCCGAGGCCACCGCCCTGCAGCGTCAGGGCGAACTTGCCCTCTGGCCGCCGCTGCTGGGCCAGGAAGCCTCCCAGATCGGCTCGGCACGGGCCCTCCGTGACGACGATTTCGTTTTCCCCAGCTACCGTGACAACGGCGTCGCCTACTGCCGGGGAGTAAACCCCGAGGACATCGTCAAAGCCTGGCGGGGCAACGCCCTGGCCGGCTGGGACCCCTACACGGTCAACGTCGCCACGCAGCAGATCATCATCGGCGCCCAGACCCTGCACGCCACCGGCTACGCGATGGGCATCCAGAACGACGGCGCCGACTCGGTCGCCGTGGCCTATTTCGGCGACGGCGCCACGAGCGAGGGCGATGTCAACGAGGCCCTAGTGTTCGCCGCCAGCTTCCAGTCTCCTGTGGTCTTCTTCTGCCAGAACAACCACTGGGCCATCTCCGAGCCCGTCCGGCTGCAATCGCACATCCAGATCGCGGACCGCGCCGCAGGCTTCGGCATCCCCAGCATGCGGGTGGACGGCAACGACGTCCTGGCCGTGATGGCCGCGACCCGCATCGCCATCGACCGCGCACGACGCGGCGGCGGCCCCACCTTCATCGAGGCCGTCACCTACCGCATGGGCCCGCACACGACGGCGGATGACCCCACCCGGTACCGCGACGCCAACGAGCTCGAGGACTGGGCCGCCAAGGACCCGATCGCCCGGCTGAAGTCGCTGCTGGAACGCAAGGGGCTCCTCACCGAGGACCTCGAAACCGCAGTCGCCGCCAAGGCGGACGCCGTCGCGAAGGCACTGCGGGCGGGCACCATTAACATGCCCGAGCCGGCGCCGATGGACATCTTCAAGCACGTCTACAGCACGCCCAATTCCTCGCTGGACCGCCAGCAGGACCACTATTCCCGTTACCTGGCTTCCTTCGGCGATCCCGCAGAAGCCGCTTCTGAAGAAGGTGCACGCTGATGACGAAGATGACCTTCGCCCGAGCCATCAATTCGGGCCTGCGCAAGTCCCTCGAGAACGATCCCAAGGTGATCCTCATGGGCGAGGACATCGGCGCCCTCGGCGGCGTCTTCCGCGTCACCGACGGCCTGCAGAAGGACTTCGGCAAGCACCGCGTCGTGGACACCCCGCTGGCCGAGTCCGGCATCATGGGCACCGCCGTCGGACTCGCGTACCGCGGCTACCGTCCGGTGGTGGAGATCCAGTTTGACGGCTTCATCTACCCGGCGTTCGACCAGATCGTCAGCCAAGTCGCCAAGATGCATTACCGCACCCAGGGCGCCGTCAAGATGCCCATCACCATCCGCGTGCCGTTCGGCGGCGGCATCGGCTCCCCGGAACACCACTCCGAGTCGCCGGAGGCCTACTTCACCCACACGTCCGGACTGCGCGTCGTCAGCGTCTCCAACCCGCAGGACGCGTACACGATGATCCAGCAGGCCATCGCCTCGGATGATCCGGTGCTGTACTTCGAACCCAAGCGCCGCTACCACGACAAGGGCGAGGTGGACGAGACCCTTGACCTCGGCGCCGCCCTGTCCCTGGAGAAGGCCCGCGTCGTCACCGAAGGCACGGACGTGACGCTCGTGGCCTACGGCCCGCTCGTCAAGACCGCCAAGGACGCCGCACTCGCCGCCGCCGACGAGGGCGTGTCGGTCGAGGTCATCGACCTGCGCTCACTCGCACCGTTGGACTTCGCGACGCTGGAAGCCTCGGTCCGGAAGACCGGCCGGCTCGTCATCACGCACGAAGCCTCCCAGACCGGCGGCATCGGCGCCGAGGTCGCCGCCAGCATTACCGAACGGTGCTTCTACCACCTTGAGGCCGCCCCGGTCCGGGTCACGGGCTTCGACGTCCCGTACCCGTACTCAAAGCTTGAAATGCACCACCTCCCGGGTCTGGATCGGATCCTGGACGGCGTCGACCGTGCACTGGGCCGCCCCAACTCCCTGAGCGGACTGGAAGGATGAGCGCCACCATGATCAAGGAATTCAGGCTGCCGGATCTCGGTGAGGGCCTCACCGAATCGGAAATCGTCGCTTGGAAGGTCGCGGTGGGGGACACCGTCACGCTCAACCAGATCATCGCTGAGGTGGAAACGGCCAAGGCCGTCGTCGAGCTTCCCTCGCCTTTCGCCGGTGTGGTCGCGGCCCTGCACGAACAGCCCGGCACCGTTGTGGAGGTCGGCAAGCCGATCGTTTCCTTCGAGGTAGAGGGCGACGACGGCGCTGCCGCCGGCGGCGATGGCGTTGACGCGCCCGCCAAGCGCGAACCAAACCTTGTTGGCTACGGAGCCGTCCTGGAGAATTCCGGCCGGCCCGCCCGCCGCGCCCGCAGCTTCGCTGCGCCGTCGGCTCCTGCCGCCGCGCACGTTCCGGTCGTCGAGCCGGCCACGCCTGCCCCGGCCGCCGCGCCCGCGCCGGTGGTCGCGCAGGTCGAGGCGCCGCCCGCCCCGACCCAGTCCGCGGAACGCCCGCGGTCCACGCCGCCGGTGCGCAAGCTGGCCAAGGATCTCGGCGTCGACCTCGCGGCCGTCACCGGCACGGGGGAGTTTGGGCTCATCACCCGCGACGACGTCCGCAACTTCGTCGGCGGGGGAGACCTGCCGGTGGCACCCCGGGACCTGGCCGGCGTGTCCGTCCAGGCCCAGGCCCCGGCGCAGGGCGAGCGGGAAACCCGGACGCCGATCAAGGGCGTACGGAAGTTCACCGCCGCCGCCATGGTCTCCAGCGCCTTCACCGCGCCGCACGTCACGGAATTCCTGACCGTCGATGTCACCCCGACCATGGAACTGCTGGCGAAGCTCAAGGCCAGCCGCGCGTTTGCCGGCTACAAGCTGACGCCGCTGACCATCGTGTCCAAGGCCGTGCTCATCGCCCTGCGCAACCACCCGACGCTCAACACGCGCTGGGATGAGGCCAAGCAGGAGATCGTCCAGTACAACTACGTGAACCTGGGCATCGCGGCCGCCACCCCACGCGGCCTCACCGTTCCGAACATCAAGGACGCCGACCGGATGTCCCTGCTAGAGCTGTCCACGGCGCTGACCGGGCTGACGGACACGGCGCGCGCCGGCAAGACCTCCCCGTCCGAGCTTTCCGGGGGCACCATCTCGATCACCAACATCGGCGTCTTCGGCATCGATGCGGGCACACCCATCCTGAACCCGGGCGAGGCCGCCATCCTGGCCCTCGGCGCCGTGCGCAAGATGCCGTGGGAGTACCGGGACGAGGTGGCACTGCGCCAGGTCATGACGCTCAGCCTGTCCTTCGACCACCGCCTGGTCGACGGCGAGCAGGGCTCACGCTTCCTGCAGGACCTCGGCGCCATGCTGTCCGACCCGGGCATGGCCCTCGCCATGGTCTAGCACTCCGGACTCACAGCTGCCGGCTGCCCCCTAACCGGGGGCGGCCGGCAGCTTTGTTTGCGGCCGCCCTTCTCCGTGCGGGGGCACTTTGGGCGGAATGTTCGACGTCGGGACCATGGATGTCGGCGTGGCCGCGCCGAAGTGCCCCCGGAGCGCGGCACGGCGTGAGCCGCGGGGCAGGGGGATCCCGCGCAGGCAGGTGGCGCTGGCAGGGGGCGGTCAGCCGAGCGGGGCGGGAACGGCCGGGGCCATCAGCGCCGCCAGCGCCATGCTCTGCAGCAACGGCCGGGCCCGCTTGACCGCAATCCGGCGCCCGTGGCTGCGGACCGAGTGCGGGGTCGAGTTGATCAGGCCGAACGTGGCTTGGGCGCGCATCCGGAGTTCAGCTGCCTCGGTCTCGGGGTGCAGGCCGGCCAGCACCTCGACCCAGAGCTCCACATAGTTTCTCTGCAGCGTGCGGACCTCGGCCTGGTCCTCGTCCGCGAGGTTGCTGAAGTCCTGGTCCTGCACCCGGATGACGTCGGGGTTGCTGAGCGCGAAGTCCACGTGGAACTCCACCAGCCGGTGGAGCGCAACGGCGGCGCCGTCGGAATCGGCAATCACGCGCCGGCCGCCGTCGAGCAGGTCCTGGCTGACGCTGAGCAGCAGCGCCCCGAGGACGGCCTGCTTGCCGGAAAAGTGCCGGTACACCGCCGGGCCGCTGACGCCTGCCGCGGCGCCCAGGTCCTCCAGCGAGACGCGGTTGAAGCCGTCGACGGCGAACAGTTCGGCGGCCGCGGACAGGAGGGCCTGCCGGCGGTTCTCCTTGGCCTGGCTGCGCTGTGTGGAAGCGGGAAGGGCCGGAGGGGCCTGGGTTGTCTGGCTGGACTCGGTCACCGGCACGTCCCTCGTTTCAAATTTCCACCTGACAGTAATTTCCACCTGACAGTACTGTCCAGTGTTGGACATCACAGTTAATAGAGACTAACCTAAATCTCAGTTATGCGGTACTAACCGAAGTGGCCGGAACGGGCGCGCTACAGGTCCCCGGCATGAAGGCCCAGAACGGAAGCAGTCAATGGAGACAATCGCCAGCCAGGTGGACGCCACGAGCGCCGCCTTCGCCGCGAACCGCGAGGCCCAGCTGGGGCTGGCCCGCGAGCTGAAGGAACGCCTCGCAACGGCAGCCCTGGGCGGGCCGGAAAAGTCGCGGGAACGCCATGTGGCGCGCGGCAAACTCCTGCCGCGCGAACGCATCGACCAGCTGCTGGATGACGGCAGCCCGTTCCTGGAGATCGCGCCGCTGGCCGCCAACGGCATGTACAACGACGATTCCCCCGGCGCCGGCGTGATTGCAGGGATAGGCCTGGTCCACGGCCGCCAGGTCCTGGTCATCTCCAATGACGCCACCGTCAAGGGCGGAACCTATTACCCGATGACGGTGAAGAAGCACCTCCGTGCCCAGGAAATCGCCCTGGAGAACCGGCTGCCCTGCATCTACCTCGTGGACTCGGGCGGCGCCTTCCTGCCCAAGCAGGACGAGGTCTTCCCGGACAAGGAACACTTCGGCCGGATCTTCTTCAACCAGGCCAAGATGTCCGCGGCCCGGATCCCGCAGATCGCCTCGGTGATGGGCTCGTGCACCGCGGGCGGCGCGTACGTCCCCGCGATGAGCGACGAGACCGTGATTGTCCGCAACCAGGGCACCATCTTCCTGGGCGGCCCGCCGCTGGTGAAGGCCGCCATCGGCGAGATCGTCACGGCCGAGGAACTCGGCGGCGGCGACGTGCATTCCAAGATCTCCGGCGTCACCGACCACCTGGCCGAGAACGACGAGCACGCCCTTCAGATCGTCCGCGACATCGTCTCCACCCTGCCGAAGCCGGCCTCCCCCGCCTGGGACATCGACACCGCCGTCGAACCTGTGGCGGATCCGGCGGAGCTCTATGGCACGGTCCCCACGGACGTCAACGCGCAGTACGACGTCCGCGAGGTCATTGCCCGGCTGGTGGACGGCAGCCGCTTCCACGAGTTCAAGAAGAACTACGGCACCACCCTGGTGACCGGCTTCGCGAAGCTGCACGGCCACCCCGTCGGGATCGTAGCCAACAACGGCGTGCTCTTCAGCGAATCCTCTCTCAAGGGAGCCCACTTCATCGAGCTCTGCGACCAGCGCGGCATCCCGCTGATCTTCCTGCAGAACCTCTCCGGCTTTATGGTCGGCAAGGACTACGAGCAGGGCGGCATCGCCAAAAACGGCGCCAAGATGGTCACCGCCGTCGCCACCGCCCGGGTTCCCAAGCTGACCGTCGTGATCGGCGGGTCCTTCGGAGCCGGCAACTACTCCATGTGCGGGCGGGCCTACTCGCCGCGGTTCCTCTGGATGTGGCCGGCGTCCCGGATCTCGGTGATGGGCGGCAACCAGGCCTCCAGCGTGCTCGCCACCGTCAAACGGGACCAGTACGAGGCCCGCGGCGAGGAATGGTCCGCCGCGGACGAGGAAGCGTTCAAGGCCCCGATCAAACAGCAGTACGAGGACCAGGGCAGCCCCTACTACTCCACCGCCCGCCTCTGGGACGACGGCGTGATCGACCCCGCGGACACCCGCACCGTCCTGGGACTGGCGCTCGACGTCGTCTCCCGCACCCCGCTGCCGGAGACCTCCTTCGGCCTTTTCCGGATGTGAGCCCCGCTGTGACTGTTACTTCCACACCCGATACCTCCACCCCCACGAAGCCCCTCTTCGGCACCGTCCTCGTCGCCAACCGCGGCGAGATCGCGTGCCGTGTGATCCGCACCCTGCGGGCGCTGGGCATCCGTTCGGTGGCGGTCTATTCCGACGCCGACGCCGGAGCCCGGCACATGCGGGAAGCCGACGTCGCCGTGCGGATCGGCCCCGCCGCCGCGGCCGAGAGCTACCTCAAGATCGAGGCCATCCTCCAGGCCTGCCGCGACACCGGCGCCGAAGCCGTGCACCCCGGCTACGGATTCCTCAGCGAGAACGTGGACTTCGCCCGCGCGCTGGAAAAGACCGGGATCACATTTATCGGGCCCGGCGTCGAATCCCTCAACGTCATGGGCGACAAGATCCGCTCCAAGAACCACGTCACCAGCTACGGCGTCCCGGTGGTCCCGGGCATCGCCAAACCCGGCATGACGGACGCGCAGCTGATCGAGGCCGCGGCCGGCGTCGGCTTCCCGCTGCTGATCAAGCCTTCCGCCGGCGGCGGCGGCAAGGGCATGCACATTGTCGAACGCCCCGAGGAGCTGGAGGCGACGCTCGCCACCGCCCGCCGGGTCGCGGCCAGCGCCTTCGGCGACGACACCCTGTTCCTGGAGCGGCTCGTCCTGACCCCGCGGCACATCGAGGTCCAGGTCCTCGCGGACAACCACGGCAACGTCATCCACCTGGGGGAGCGCGAGTGCTCGCTGCAGCGCCGGCACCAGAAAGTCATCGAGGAAGCCCCGTCCCCGCTGCTGGAATCCCTGCCCGACGGCGCCGAGATCCGGGCCCGCCTGGGCGAGGCCGCCTGCAACGCGGCGCGCAGCGTCAACTACAGCGGTGCCGGCACCGTGGAATTCCTGGTCTCCGATAACGCGCCGGACGAGTTCTTCTTTATGGAGATGAACACGCGCCTGCAGGTCGAGCACCCCGTCACCGAAATGGTCACCGGAGTCGACCTCGTCGAATGGCAGGTACGGATCGCCGCCGGCGACGAACTCACCGTGCAGCAGGAGGACGTCGTCCTCACGGGGCACTCCGTTGAGGCACGGGTCTACGCGGAGATCCCGGAGAAGAACTTCCTGCCGTCCACCGGACATGTCCTCCTTCTGGACGAGATCCCCGGACCCGCCCAGCGGCCCAGCGCCCCGGCCCGCAACGAGGTCGAAACAACCCGGGGCCGGGTCCGGGTGGACTCGGCCCTGCTGGACGGCCTCGAGATCTCTTCGAGCTACGACCCGATGATCTCCAAGGTCATCGCGTGGGGGGAGGATCGCACCGCGGCCATCGACACCCTCGACGAGGCGCTCGCCGGGTACACCGCGCTCGGGATCGACACCAACGTCGAGTACCTGCGGCTGCTGATCAACGACGGAGACGTCCGCGCGGGCCGGCTCGACACTGGCCTGATCGAACGCAAGATGCCGGATTTCAGCTTCCGGCGCGTGGGGGATGCCGAACTCGTGGTCGCGGCCTTGTACGCCATGGCCATGGCGGAGGAATCCACGCGGGAGGACCGTGACGACAACCCCTGGCGGCGCCGCGACGGCTGGCGGATCACTTCCCCGGCAGCGCGGCGGATCAGCCTGGGCACCTCCGATGGCGGCGTTGCCACAGTGGAGGTCAGCGGCCCGGTCGCGGGTGAACAGGTCAGGGTGAGCGTGAACGGAGGCCCGCAGCTCACGGCCTTCCTGCAGTTCACCGCGCGGGATCGCCCGGTGCTCACCCTCGAGGGCGAGACCAGCAGTTATGCACTTGCCCCCGTTCGCACCGGTCCTCCGGCCCAGAGCTGGATGGCTCCCGATCCCCGCGTCCTGTCGGAAATCTTCCTCGGCAACGAGGGCTGGTCCTGCCGCCTCGAGGTGCTCACCCGCGAGACCCGGCTGGCCCGGGTGCTGGCCGCCGTCGAACGCGAGGAGGGTGCCGCGGACCCGGCGGTGCGTTCACCGATGCCGGGCACGGTGGTGTCCGTCTCCGTGAACAACGGGGACGCCGTCACGGCTGGGCAGGTCCTGCTCGCGGTGGAAGCCATGAAGATGGAACACCAGCTCGTGGCGCCGCTGGACGGAACCGTCCACATCAGCGCCGGCACCGGCGACCTCGTGAAGGCAGACCAGGTCCTGGCCACAATCCACCCCGTTCACCCGACCGAGCCCTCCAAGGCCGAGGACACCATCGAGGAGTCCGTCATCGCCATGGGTGCCGCGGACTAGCCTCACAGCTTCGCTACAAGACCACAGTTCTCAGACAGCACCACAGACAGCACCACAGACGAAGGAGTCACCATGCCGGATTTTGAACTCACCGAGGACTACCAGGACCTCAGCAACACCGTCCGCGAATTCGCCGACGAAGTGGTGGCCCCGGTCTCCGCCAAGCACGACGAGGAACACAGCTTCCCCTACGAGATCGTCTCGCAGATGGCTGACATGGGCCTGTTCGGACTGCCGTTCCCGGAGGAGTTTGGCGGCATGGGCGGCGACTACTTCGCCCTGGCCCTCGCGCTGGAACAGCTCGGCCGCGTGGACCAGTCCGTCGCCATCACCCTCGAGGCCGGCGTCTCCCTCGGCGCCATGCCGATCCACCGCTTCGGCAATGAGGCCCAGAAGCAGGAGTGGCTGCCTCTGCTCGCCTCCGGCAAAGCCCTCGCCGGCTTCGGCCTGACCGAGCCGGAAGCAGGCTCCGACGCCGGCGGCACCAAGACCACCGCAAAGCTCGGTGGCGGCGAATGGGTCATCAACGGCAACAAGGAGTTCATCACTAACTCCGGCACCGACATCACCCGCCTCGTCACCGTCACCGCGGTCACCGGCCAGGAGGAACGCCCGGACGGCAGCATCAAGAAGGAAATCTCCACCATCCTGGTGCCCACGAACACTCCCGGCTTCAAGGCGGAGAAGGCCTATAACAAGGTCGGCTGGAACGCTTCGGACACGCACCCGCTGACGCTGGACAACGTCCACGTCCCCGAGGAAAACCTGCTGGGCACCCGGGGCCGCGGCTACGCCAACTTCCTCTCCATCCTGGACGAGGGCCGGATCGCGATCGCGGCGCTGGCAGTCGGCGCGGCCCAGGGCTGCGTGGACCAGTCGGTGAAATACGCCAAGGAGCGCAGCGCGTTCGGCCAGAACATCGGCAAGTACCAGGCCATCGCGTTCAAGATCGCCCGGATGGAAGCCCGCGCCCACACCGCCCGGCTGGCCTACTACGACGCGGCCGCCCGGATGCTCGCCGGCAAGCCGTTCAAGACCCAGGCTGCCATCGCTAAGATGGTCGCAGGCGAGGCAGCCATGGACAACGCGCGGGACGCCACCCAGGTGTTCGGCGGCTATGGCTTCATCAACGAATTCACCGTGGCGCGCCACTACCGCGACTCCAAGATCCTTGAGGTCGGCGAGGGCACCACGGAGGTCCAGCTGATGCTGATCGCCCGCGAACTGGGGCTCTGACCGGCCCGCTGGCCGCAACCGTCGAGAGAAGGAACAACGATGATTAACAAGGTTGTTGCCAGCGCCGCCGAGGCCGTCGCGGACATCCACGACGGCGCCTCGCTCGCCGTCGGAGGCTTTGGACTCTGCGGCATCCCGGTGGCCCTGATCGATGCGCTGCACGCGAGCGGCGCGAGGGACCTGGAGACCGTCAGCAACAACTGCGGCGTCGACGACTGGGGGCTCGGGATCCTGCTGAAGGACGGCCGGATCCGCCGCACCATCAGCTCCTACGTGGGGGAGAACAAGGAGTTCGCCCGGCAGTACCTCGCCGGCGAGCTCGAGGTGGTCCTCACCCCGCAGGGCACGCTGGCCGAGAAGCTGCGTGCCGGCGGGGCGGGAATCCCGGCGTTCTACACCCCTGCCGGCGTCGGCACGCAGGTGTCCGACGGCGGCCTGCCGCAGAAGTACGACGCCGAGGGCAACATTGCGATCGCCTCAGCGGCGAAGGAGGTGCGCAGTTTCAATGGCGCCGACTATGTCCTGGAGGAATCGCTGACCCCCGACTTTGGCCTCGTCCACGCCTGGAAGGGCGACCGCCACGGCAACCTCGTCTTCCACGCCACCGCAATGAACTTCAACCCGCTCTGCGCCATGGCCGGGAAGATCACGATCGCCGAGGTGGAGGAACTCGTGGAGCCGGGGGAGCTGGACCCCGAACACGTCCACATTCCCGGCATCTTCGTCCAGCGCGTGGTGCTTGCACCCGGCGCCGAGAAACGGATCGAGAAGCGCACGGTGGCGCTGGCCGCAGCGTCGGCCTCCGGCAGCACACCAGCCGCCACTGACGCTTCCGACCCCGCCGCCGCAACAGACCAGTCAGGAGCCTAGGCCATGGAATCCAACAGCCTGCCGGGCGCACCGCCCCGTCCCGAAGCGGTCCGCCACGAATACCGGCCCCCCGCCGTCGGGCATCCCGCCGGTGTGGAGGGCAAGGGGTGGACGCGCAACGAACTGGCCGCGAGGGTGGCGCGGGAGCTGCAGAACGGGCAGTACGTCAACCTTGGCATCGGCATGCCCACACTGATTCCCAACTACATCCCCGCCGGCGTCGAGGTGGTGCTGCACTCCGAGAACGGAATCCTCGGCGTCGGACCCTACCCGGCCGAGGACGCGGTGGATCCGGACCTGATCAATGCCGGCAAGGAAACCGTCACGG
Proteins encoded in this region:
- the pdhA gene encoding pyruvate dehydrogenase (acetyl-transferring) E1 component subunit alpha, with product MFTDDAGKGGISAGGPGNSAESNRRTGGDLVQLITPGGERVSHPEFDPWVQDVSDEQLGALYEDMVVIRRIDAEATALQRQGELALWPPLLGQEASQIGSARALRDDDFVFPSYRDNGVAYCRGVNPEDIVKAWRGNALAGWDPYTVNVATQQIIIGAQTLHATGYAMGIQNDGADSVAVAYFGDGATSEGDVNEALVFAASFQSPVVFFCQNNHWAISEPVRLQSHIQIADRAAGFGIPSMRVDGNDVLAVMAATRIAIDRARRGGGPTFIEAVTYRMGPHTTADDPTRYRDANELEDWAAKDPIARLKSLLERKGLLTEDLETAVAAKADAVAKALRAGTINMPEPAPMDIFKHVYSTPNSSLDRQQDHYSRYLASFGDPAEAASEEGAR
- a CDS encoding alpha-ketoacid dehydrogenase subunit beta, which encodes MTKMTFARAINSGLRKSLENDPKVILMGEDIGALGGVFRVTDGLQKDFGKHRVVDTPLAESGIMGTAVGLAYRGYRPVVEIQFDGFIYPAFDQIVSQVAKMHYRTQGAVKMPITIRVPFGGGIGSPEHHSESPEAYFTHTSGLRVVSVSNPQDAYTMIQQAIASDDPVLYFEPKRRYHDKGEVDETLDLGAALSLEKARVVTEGTDVTLVAYGPLVKTAKDAALAAADEGVSVEVIDLRSLAPLDFATLEASVRKTGRLVITHEASQTGGIGAEVAASITERCFYHLEAAPVRVTGFDVPYPYSKLEMHHLPGLDRILDGVDRALGRPNSLSGLEG
- a CDS encoding dihydrolipoamide acetyltransferase family protein, with the protein product MSATMIKEFRLPDLGEGLTESEIVAWKVAVGDTVTLNQIIAEVETAKAVVELPSPFAGVVAALHEQPGTVVEVGKPIVSFEVEGDDGAAAGGDGVDAPAKREPNLVGYGAVLENSGRPARRARSFAAPSAPAAAHVPVVEPATPAPAAAPAPVVAQVEAPPAPTQSAERPRSTPPVRKLAKDLGVDLAAVTGTGEFGLITRDDVRNFVGGGDLPVAPRDLAGVSVQAQAPAQGERETRTPIKGVRKFTAAAMVSSAFTAPHVTEFLTVDVTPTMELLAKLKASRAFAGYKLTPLTIVSKAVLIALRNHPTLNTRWDEAKQEIVQYNYVNLGIAAATPRGLTVPNIKDADRMSLLELSTALTGLTDTARAGKTSPSELSGGTISITNIGVFGIDAGTPILNPGEAAILALGAVRKMPWEYRDEVALRQVMTLSLSFDHRLVDGEQGSRFLQDLGAMLSDPGMALAMV
- a CDS encoding TetR/AcrR family transcriptional regulator; the encoded protein is MPVTESSQTTQAPPALPASTQRSQAKENRRQALLSAAAELFAVDGFNRVSLEDLGAAAGVSGPAVYRHFSGKQAVLGALLLSVSQDLLDGGRRVIADSDGAAVALHRLVEFHVDFALSNPDVIRVQDQDFSNLADEDQAEVRTLQRNYVELWVEVLAGLHPETEAAELRMRAQATFGLINSTPHSVRSHGRRIAVKRARPLLQSMALAALMAPAVPAPLG
- a CDS encoding carboxyl transferase domain-containing protein, translating into METIASQVDATSAAFAANREAQLGLARELKERLATAALGGPEKSRERHVARGKLLPRERIDQLLDDGSPFLEIAPLAANGMYNDDSPGAGVIAGIGLVHGRQVLVISNDATVKGGTYYPMTVKKHLRAQEIALENRLPCIYLVDSGGAFLPKQDEVFPDKEHFGRIFFNQAKMSAARIPQIASVMGSCTAGGAYVPAMSDETVIVRNQGTIFLGGPPLVKAAIGEIVTAEELGGGDVHSKISGVTDHLAENDEHALQIVRDIVSTLPKPASPAWDIDTAVEPVADPAELYGTVPTDVNAQYDVREVIARLVDGSRFHEFKKNYGTTLVTGFAKLHGHPVGIVANNGVLFSESSLKGAHFIELCDQRGIPLIFLQNLSGFMVGKDYEQGGIAKNGAKMVTAVATARVPKLTVVIGGSFGAGNYSMCGRAYSPRFLWMWPASRISVMGGNQASSVLATVKRDQYEARGEEWSAADEEAFKAPIKQQYEDQGSPYYSTARLWDDGVIDPADTRTVLGLALDVVSRTPLPETSFGLFRM
- a CDS encoding biotin carboxylase N-terminal domain-containing protein; translated protein: MTVTSTPDTSTPTKPLFGTVLVANRGEIACRVIRTLRALGIRSVAVYSDADAGARHMREADVAVRIGPAAAAESYLKIEAILQACRDTGAEAVHPGYGFLSENVDFARALEKTGITFIGPGVESLNVMGDKIRSKNHVTSYGVPVVPGIAKPGMTDAQLIEAAAGVGFPLLIKPSAGGGGKGMHIVERPEELEATLATARRVAASAFGDDTLFLERLVLTPRHIEVQVLADNHGNVIHLGERECSLQRRHQKVIEEAPSPLLESLPDGAEIRARLGEAACNAARSVNYSGAGTVEFLVSDNAPDEFFFMEMNTRLQVEHPVTEMVTGVDLVEWQVRIAAGDELTVQQEDVVLTGHSVEARVYAEIPEKNFLPSTGHVLLLDEIPGPAQRPSAPARNEVETTRGRVRVDSALLDGLEISSSYDPMISKVIAWGEDRTAAIDTLDEALAGYTALGIDTNVEYLRLLINDGDVRAGRLDTGLIERKMPDFSFRRVGDAELVVAALYAMAMAEESTREDRDDNPWRRRDGWRITSPAARRISLGTSDGGVATVEVSGPVAGEQVRVSVNGGPQLTAFLQFTARDRPVLTLEGETSSYALAPVRTGPPAQSWMAPDPRVLSEIFLGNEGWSCRLEVLTRETRLARVLAAVEREEGAADPAVRSPMPGTVVSVSVNNGDAVTAGQVLLAVEAMKMEHQLVAPLDGTVHISAGTGDLVKADQVLATIHPVHPTEPSKAEDTIEESVIAMGAAD
- a CDS encoding acyl-CoA dehydrogenase family protein; this encodes MPDFELTEDYQDLSNTVREFADEVVAPVSAKHDEEHSFPYEIVSQMADMGLFGLPFPEEFGGMGGDYFALALALEQLGRVDQSVAITLEAGVSLGAMPIHRFGNEAQKQEWLPLLASGKALAGFGLTEPEAGSDAGGTKTTAKLGGGEWVINGNKEFITNSGTDITRLVTVTAVTGQEERPDGSIKKEISTILVPTNTPGFKAEKAYNKVGWNASDTHPLTLDNVHVPEENLLGTRGRGYANFLSILDEGRIAIAALAVGAAQGCVDQSVKYAKERSAFGQNIGKYQAIAFKIARMEARAHTARLAYYDAAARMLAGKPFKTQAAIAKMVAGEAAMDNARDATQVFGGYGFINEFTVARHYRDSKILEVGEGTTEVQLMLIARELGL
- a CDS encoding CoA transferase subunit A, whose amino-acid sequence is MINKVVASAAEAVADIHDGASLAVGGFGLCGIPVALIDALHASGARDLETVSNNCGVDDWGLGILLKDGRIRRTISSYVGENKEFARQYLAGELEVVLTPQGTLAEKLRAGGAGIPAFYTPAGVGTQVSDGGLPQKYDAEGNIAIASAAKEVRSFNGADYVLEESLTPDFGLVHAWKGDRHGNLVFHATAMNFNPLCAMAGKITIAEVEELVEPGELDPEHVHIPGIFVQRVVLAPGAEKRIEKRTVALAAASASGSTPAATDASDPAAATDQSGA